The following coding sequences are from one Methanolacinia paynteri window:
- the corA gene encoding magnesium/cobalt transporter CorA yields MRAAEKPKIAKLSEKSGLPPGTPVYTGERSPDETKIRIFLYNEEEYEEKTGLSLDELKEFSAKAGSKWVIVTGLADTQLINDICEFSGLHPLTTEDILNTHQRPKIESFDDYIYIVIKVILPMEDEGIYSEQASIILFKDTIITFLENDDRIFEPLIRRLTASKGRLRKNGNDYLFYAIIDSVVDEYFEIFEIIGERLERIEDSVIISPEPEILEDIYSVRRDLIWLRKSIWPLRDVVAELSRGEYDLIGDNTEIFLRDVHDHLSQISETLETYRDLAAGILDLYLSGVSNRMNEVMKVLTIIATIFIPLTFIAGLYGMNFRYMPELNHPYAYPAILLLMLAIAVAMLIYFRKKRWL; encoded by the coding sequence ATGAGAGCGGCTGAAAAACCTAAAATCGCAAAACTATCTGAAAAAAGCGGCCTTCCTCCCGGAACTCCGGTATATACAGGGGAAAGGTCCCCGGACGAGACAAAAATCAGGATCTTTCTTTACAATGAAGAAGAATATGAAGAAAAAACTGGTTTGAGCCTTGATGAACTAAAAGAGTTCTCGGCAAAGGCTGGATCCAAATGGGTGATTGTCACAGGACTTGCCGACACACAACTGATAAATGACATATGCGAATTTTCCGGGTTGCACCCCCTGACGACAGAAGATATTTTAAATACCCACCAGAGGCCGAAGATAGAGTCCTTTGACGACTACATATACATCGTCATCAAAGTCATCCTGCCGATGGAGGACGAGGGCATATATTCGGAGCAGGCAAGCATAATACTCTTCAAAGATACGATAATTACATTCCTCGAAAATGACGACAGGATATTCGAACCCCTGATACGAAGGCTGACCGCATCGAAAGGCCGGCTGAGAAAAAACGGCAATGATTATCTTTTTTATGCCATCATTGACTCTGTAGTGGATGAATATTTTGAGATATTCGAGATCATAGGCGAAAGGCTGGAAAGGATCGAGGATTCGGTAATAATATCTCCCGAACCGGAGATCCTTGAAGATATTTATTCCGTCAGGAGGGACCTGATCTGGCTCAGGAAATCGATATGGCCGCTGCGTGATGTAGTAGCCGAACTTTCGAGAGGGGAATACGACCTCATCGGTGATAATACTGAAATTTTTCTTCGTGATGTCCACGACCACCTCTCCCAGATCTCGGAAACACTGGAGACATACAGGGATCTTGCCGCAGGAATACTGGATTTATATCTCTCGGGCGTAAGCAACAGGATGAACGAGGTGATGAAGGTGCTTACGATAATCGCTACGATATTTATTCCTCTAACTTTTATCGCAGGGCTTTACGGAATGAATTTCAGGTACATGCCGGAACTTAACCATCCTTATGCTTATCCTGCAATTCTTTTGCTTATGTTGGCAATTGCAGTTGCAATGCTGATATATTTCAGAAAAAAAAGATGGCTATGA
- a CDS encoding sugar phosphate nucleotidyltransferase yields the protein MLVKTGLIPAAGSGTRLGPFTNAIPKELLPVGEMAIIEHVVRAMKLAGIEHIVIVVSPHKHGLSDYLGSGKRFGVNISYVVQEERKGLADAVLAGEHIIKEDFIVVLGDNFFAPKTFLRDLISFHLESSADTVVGVAEVADVTRHGIINPEGDRILDMVEKPAVEEAKSSLGALGAYVFTPEIFDAIRNTKPGYKGELQLTDSIMAQIVQGKKVYYKKIDGIHIDVGTPRDLMRANEWYLEHRNGDI from the coding sequence ATGCTGGTAAAGACCGGGCTGATCCCTGCAGCAGGATCTGGCACCCGTCTCGGGCCGTTTACAAATGCGATACCGAAGGAGCTTCTTCCTGTCGGTGAAATGGCAATAATCGAGCATGTGGTTCGTGCAATGAAACTTGCAGGGATCGAACACATCGTAATTGTCGTAAGTCCTCATAAGCACGGGCTTTCCGATTATCTCGGGTCGGGGAAAAGATTCGGGGTCAATATCTCCTATGTGGTCCAAGAGGAAAGGAAGGGTCTTGCAGATGCTGTTCTGGCCGGAGAGCATATTATTAAAGAAGATTTTATTGTTGTCCTTGGCGACAATTTCTTTGCCCCGAAGACATTTTTAAGGGACCTGATCAGCTTTCATCTTGAATCTTCGGCTGACACGGTCGTCGGAGTTGCTGAAGTGGCCGATGTGACCCGTCACGGCATTATCAACCCCGAGGGTGATCGAATTCTCGATATGGTTGAAAAACCGGCGGTTGAAGAGGCGAAGAGCAGTCTCGGTGCACTCGGTGCATATGTTTTTACTCCCGAAATATTTGATGCGATACGAAATACGAAACCCGGATATAAAGGCGAACTCCAGCTCACCGATTCTATAATGGCCCAGATTGTTCAGGGGAAGAAGGTTTATTATAAGAAGATCGACGGCATCCATATCGATGTAGGAACACCGAGAGATCTGATGAGAGCGAACGAATGGTACCTTGAGCACAGGAACGGGGATATTTGA
- a CDS encoding UDP-glucose dehydrogenase family protein translates to MKISVVGGGYVGLITGACLAEKGHHVTIIDIDKEKIDAINSARPPIYEKGLEELLARHSGKNLSASTGYESVRDSEISIICVGTPMGEDGSADLKYIVSAAESIGRELKNSGVYHVVTVKSTVPPGTTSGVVIPAVRSASGNNPNIGFAMNPEFLREGIAVDDFMNPDRVVIGSDDKKSGDLVESLYSGFNAKILRTGLISAEMIKYASNSFLATKISFSNEVGNICKSLGIDVYEVMEGVGLDHRISPYFLNAGCGFGGSCFPKDVSALIHLAKSKGVDPVLLRSVLKVNEVQPLLIIDILKKHLGNLNGKRIAVLGLAFKGDTDDIRDSRAVPAIERLIAEKADVHAFDPMANENMKAVFPEITYHDSAAGALEDADGCLVMTEWPKFSRLDKEFDKMKQRVIIEGRRILSVPDAEGICW, encoded by the coding sequence GTGAAAATATCCGTTGTCGGAGGAGGATATGTAGGCCTGATAACCGGCGCATGTCTTGCCGAAAAAGGTCATCATGTCACTATTATCGATATAGACAAAGAAAAGATCGATGCAATAAACTCAGCCCGACCCCCGATATACGAAAAAGGACTTGAAGAACTGCTTGCCCGCCATTCGGGGAAAAATCTTTCGGCGAGCACCGGATATGAATCTGTCAGGGATTCGGAGATCTCTATTATCTGCGTGGGTACTCCTATGGGAGAGGACGGTTCTGCAGATCTGAAATATATCGTATCCGCTGCGGAATCGATAGGAAGAGAACTGAAGAATTCCGGCGTCTATCATGTAGTTACGGTAAAAAGCACCGTTCCGCCCGGCACCACATCCGGTGTTGTTATCCCTGCGGTCAGGAGCGCTTCGGGAAACAATCCCAATATCGGATTCGCGATGAATCCCGAATTTTTAAGAGAAGGAATAGCTGTTGACGACTTCATGAATCCCGACAGGGTAGTGATAGGAAGCGACGATAAAAAGTCCGGCGATCTTGTCGAATCGCTATACTCGGGTTTCAATGCAAAGATTCTGAGAACCGGCCTAATCTCAGCCGAGATGATCAAGTATGCATCGAATTCATTCCTTGCGACGAAGATCTCGTTCTCGAACGAGGTTGGAAATATCTGCAAAAGCCTTGGGATAGATGTATATGAGGTCATGGAGGGCGTCGGGCTCGATCACAGGATATCTCCCTATTTCCTCAATGCAGGGTGTGGATTCGGGGGGAGCTGTTTCCCGAAGGATGTCTCTGCCTTAATCCACCTTGCAAAGTCGAAGGGTGTCGACCCTGTTCTCCTCCGGTCGGTTCTTAAAGTCAATGAGGTTCAGCCGCTCCTGATTATCGACATCCTTAAAAAACACCTTGGGAACCTGAACGGGAAACGCATCGCAGTTCTCGGTCTTGCGTTCAAAGGGGATACGGACGATATCCGTGATTCAAGGGCGGTGCCCGCGATAGAGAGACTGATCGCTGAAAAAGCCGATGTCCATGCCTTTGATCCTATGGCGAATGAGAATATGAAAGCCGTATTCCCGGAAATTACATATCATGATTCCGCGGCTGGTGCACTTGAGGATGCAGACGGTTGTCTTGTCATGACCGAATGGCCGAAATTTTCCCGGCTGGATAAAGAGTTTGATAAAATGAAGCAAAGAGTAATAATAGAAGGAAGGCGGATTTTGTCGGTACCTGATGCGGAGGGAATATGCTGGTAA